The Cohnella abietis genome has a segment encoding these proteins:
- a CDS encoding queuosine precursor transporter: MFNLGWGAIFVLVNFALFLICYRLFGKQGLYAWIAASVILANIQVVKTIEMFGFVMTLGNTMYGTIYLTTDLLNEKYGEKEAKKAVWFGFFFLLMSTIIMQMVLVFQDFDGGIPAQASLETIFGLAPRIAAASLSAYLVSQFLDVKLFSRLKVKFPTRSQLWIRNNGSTGVSQMVDTLIFCTIAFAGVYPWDVWWEIAITTYVLKFIISVASTPVIYIARSFKTKESI, from the coding sequence ATGTTTAATCTGGGTTGGGGCGCGATATTCGTCCTGGTCAATTTTGCGTTGTTCCTGATCTGCTACCGATTGTTTGGGAAGCAGGGGCTATATGCCTGGATCGCCGCATCGGTCATTCTCGCCAACATTCAAGTGGTGAAGACGATCGAAATGTTCGGGTTCGTTATGACACTCGGTAACACCATGTACGGCACGATCTATCTCACGACGGATTTACTGAATGAGAAGTACGGAGAGAAGGAAGCTAAGAAAGCGGTATGGTTCGGGTTCTTCTTCTTACTCATGTCCACGATTATCATGCAGATGGTACTCGTATTCCAGGATTTCGATGGTGGAATTCCAGCACAGGCTTCCTTGGAAACGATATTCGGTCTAGCACCAAGAATTGCTGCAGCGAGCTTATCTGCCTACCTTGTAAGCCAATTTCTCGACGTTAAGCTGTTCAGCAGGCTCAAGGTAAAGTTCCCCACACGAAGCCAGCTTTGGATTCGTAATAACGGAAGCACGGGAGTTAGCCAGATGGTAGATACACTTATCTTCTGCACAATTGCCTTTGCCGGTGTTTATCCATGGGATGTGTGGTGGGAAATTGCGATTACCACTTATGTACTTAAGTTTATTATCTCGGTCGCTTCGACCCCGGTTATCTATATTGCCAGAAGCTTTAAGACCAAAGAGTCAATATAA
- a CDS encoding sigma-70 family RNA polymerase sigma factor — protein MLGRILMYRRGGASLDVVQRLIEKDETALQELMMQYGDELLRTAYLLVRDQQTAEEAVMDTFAQAYSKIQQLKEPAKLRSWLLRMVVNRCRMKMRTWSWRNILPSAHVDQMVEATEQSPEELMLAEWRHECLSDAILKLDYIYREAITLFYYNGLNVAEISEQIKCNENTVKARLSRGRAKLKQMLGEGDGDETGARAY, from the coding sequence ATGCTGGGACGCATCTTAATGTATAGGAGAGGGGGAGCCAGTCTGGATGTCGTACAAAGGTTAATAGAAAAAGATGAAACCGCGCTTCAGGAGCTAATGATGCAATATGGCGATGAGCTATTGCGAACAGCCTATTTGCTTGTTAGAGATCAGCAGACAGCGGAAGAAGCTGTCATGGATACTTTTGCGCAAGCCTATAGCAAAATTCAGCAGCTTAAAGAGCCGGCCAAGCTGAGAAGCTGGCTCCTCCGGATGGTTGTTAATCGGTGCCGTATGAAAATGCGAACATGGAGCTGGAGGAACATACTTCCTTCTGCTCATGTTGATCAGATGGTAGAGGCAACCGAGCAAAGTCCAGAAGAGCTGATGTTAGCAGAGTGGCGCCATGAATGCTTAAGTGATGCCATTCTAAAGCTTGATTATATTTACAGAGAAGCTATTACATTGTTCTACTATAACGGTTTAAATGTAGCGGAAATTTCGGAGCAAATTAAGTGTAACGAAAACACGGTAAAAGCACGGCTGTCCAGAGGACGGGCGAAGCTTAAACAGATGCTGGGGGAGGGGGATGGAGATGAAACCGGAGCAAGAGCTTATTAA
- a CDS encoding carboxypeptidase-like regulatory domain-containing protein, which produces MKVTLKVKHIVTGGLSIGIVLCVLFLFVIPKLQVVNAQKNYEQGKGNGKANLLAIINHPPSESKKWELIRKYMIQTDPISIVHSFNVFVGPSSTMTQGSGSEVGSESWTWEEKLPYLEAYLSEGPTDGQFLVSAARQLAYYYSSEGRVDQALAAIALAEKRRVNKNNNELKLEQVKLYIDNNELDKAKQVLNEWSHQPVSHNVDINGEAVKLWMKILIQEGDPDRALEKVSQELDALRKTLADNKKLSPEMENPVPMALEQLTSLKANLENFINHNGHSTSTVSGTITKSDGTPMKRVGVYLRASKDVNRSVTEGEPYQTLTDAKGHYEFKGVLPGSYQLHLGLLFEQIDGWTWPTTNWDWIDVGQSQSLSENVVLKPLITIQSPINKQAITGDTMKFQWELVEGAAYYNLNVNLPMGNGTMGSTLQEYIRHNYLELPIEQLYDKSTGISFKDVGDTLVPDEATLLGFANPNSQFSWSVEAFDEQGRPISKSNGYRLNENTIGDLPFFYLKSRSLTEADQLLLDEKVDEALAAYKRSYSSNNQDRHSLRMIIRIYEAQASSSPKISSSEQAIPYIKEMVKLKSSGEYLYRLFHYYYEQKDWTQVNQYYKLISQENEGQVDSYTRSIYATALMNQSRLKEAAEQFDLAMREDRSHRFIGNYLAVVLHDTKTFDAAIQLASEYPERSFGESTPVWLDLIKGLESEAATFGVPEYFKELQEKLELYYNGDKKSIDSWAVTTKLTRMRNFIKSLFEVN; this is translated from the coding sequence ATGAAAGTAACCCTTAAAGTAAAGCATATCGTTACGGGAGGGCTCTCCATCGGGATCGTTCTATGTGTGCTATTCTTATTCGTGATCCCGAAGCTACAGGTTGTTAACGCTCAGAAAAATTACGAGCAAGGCAAAGGGAATGGGAAGGCTAATTTGCTTGCTATTATTAATCATCCTCCATCAGAGAGTAAGAAATGGGAGCTTATCCGTAAGTATATGATTCAGACGGACCCCATTTCTATTGTGCATAGTTTTAATGTCTTTGTAGGACCTAGCTCTACGATGACCCAGGGTAGCGGGAGCGAAGTTGGGAGTGAGAGCTGGACCTGGGAGGAGAAGCTACCGTATCTGGAAGCTTATTTGTCCGAAGGACCAACGGACGGACAGTTCTTGGTTTCTGCAGCAAGGCAGCTCGCATACTATTACAGTAGTGAAGGAAGGGTAGACCAAGCTCTTGCAGCAATTGCTCTGGCTGAGAAGCGAAGGGTGAATAAGAATAACAACGAGCTGAAGTTAGAGCAAGTGAAGCTCTATATAGATAACAATGAGCTCGACAAGGCAAAGCAAGTGCTGAATGAATGGAGCCATCAGCCTGTATCCCACAATGTGGACATCAATGGGGAGGCAGTGAAGCTGTGGATGAAAATTTTAATACAGGAAGGTGACCCAGATCGAGCATTAGAGAAGGTAAGTCAGGAGCTGGATGCCTTAAGGAAGACGTTAGCGGATAATAAGAAGCTGTCTCCCGAGATGGAAAATCCCGTTCCGATGGCGCTGGAGCAATTAACGTCACTTAAGGCAAATCTGGAAAATTTTATAAATCACAATGGTCATTCAACTTCGACGGTATCAGGGACGATTACTAAAAGCGACGGTACCCCAATGAAGCGTGTTGGAGTCTATCTGCGAGCGAGTAAAGATGTTAATCGTAGCGTGACGGAGGGCGAGCCCTATCAGACTCTAACTGATGCTAAGGGACACTACGAGTTCAAGGGAGTGCTTCCAGGCAGCTACCAGCTGCACTTAGGCCTTCTCTTCGAGCAAATTGACGGATGGACGTGGCCAACGACGAACTGGGATTGGATTGATGTAGGGCAAAGTCAAAGCCTATCGGAGAATGTTGTGCTGAAGCCCTTAATCACGATTCAATCGCCGATTAATAAGCAAGCTATTACCGGAGACACAATGAAATTCCAGTGGGAGCTAGTGGAAGGTGCTGCTTATTATAATCTAAATGTCAATTTACCTATGGGGAATGGTACGATGGGATCAACGCTTCAAGAGTATATCCGACATAACTATCTTGAGCTTCCCATTGAGCAGTTATATGACAAATCTACGGGAATCTCTTTTAAAGATGTAGGAGATACGCTAGTGCCTGACGAAGCGACACTGTTAGGCTTTGCTAATCCGAACAGCCAATTCAGCTGGAGCGTCGAGGCTTTCGATGAGCAGGGAAGACCAATTTCTAAGAGCAATGGTTATCGACTAAATGAGAATACAATAGGTGATTTACCTTTCTTCTACTTGAAAAGCCGTTCTCTAACGGAAGCTGACCAATTGCTGCTTGATGAAAAGGTAGACGAAGCATTGGCAGCATACAAACGATCATATAGTAGTAATAATCAGGACCGGCACAGTCTACGGATGATTATCCGGATTTACGAGGCTCAGGCGTCATCCTCACCGAAAATAAGCTCATCTGAACAGGCAATTCCTTATATTAAGGAAATGGTTAAACTAAAGTCGTCAGGAGAGTATCTCTACAGATTGTTTCACTATTATTACGAGCAGAAGGATTGGACACAGGTCAACCAATATTATAAGCTAATTTCTCAGGAAAATGAGGGGCAGGTTGATTCTTATACGAGGTCCATTTATGCGACGGCATTAATGAACCAGAGCCGGCTGAAGGAAGCCGCAGAACAATTTGATCTGGCCATGAGAGAGGACAGGAGTCATCGTTTTATCGGCAATTACTTGGCTGTAGTGCTACATGATACGAAGACGTTTGATGCTGCCATACAGCTGGCGAGCGAATATCCGGAGCGTTCCTTCGGGGAAAGCACCCCGGTATGGCTGGATTTAATCAAGGGACTTGAAAGTGAAGCTGCCACATTCGGTGTACCAGAGTATTTCAAGGAGCTTCAAGAGAAGCTGGAGCTGTATTATAACGGAGATAAGAAGTCCATAGACTCTTGGGCAGTAACGACGAAGCTAACGAGGATGAGGAATTTTATTAAGTCGTTGTTTGAAGTGAACTAG
- a CDS encoding ABC transporter substrate-binding protein, which produces MKRWPILAICLLSLLMSGCQPNVEPEGTKQLRLAIISKDTYQFMFHSYFSGHFPDWDITVLPMDELNLYEMKAPEAIKTFSDFLQREKPDLVILNGIQYPVLANHELLRDLGEWASRKDGMDLNAFVPGVIDLLKGNEEGKLFGLSPSYRTSVFYYNKTMFRSYGIEEPHDRMTWSEVLKLSDRFMQDASLEKGSYGFYESNIKTPFDMVQTISDTEGMNFVNTRTAKMTMTSDEWKKIWSLVADSYRMGSVGTMNRKLKEIDGTTYVTENDQKAMDLFYQGKTAMTVGQDGLLRKLNSKPPSFEWGIYSGPVSIRDPERVGWFGIDYIFAIPTVSAQPELAWKAIQYFHSEEMGKIYASTDEGLFSLKNYPKWRNDPNYEPFYNQRGWLDTNNFMNSAIPKEFYTPFYKLANEQMNATIAGKLSTEQALAALQKEGQALLDELTAKK; this is translated from the coding sequence ATGAAAAGATGGCCTATACTTGCCATTTGTCTCCTCTCTCTCCTCATGTCAGGCTGTCAGCCGAACGTTGAGCCAGAAGGAACAAAGCAGCTTAGATTAGCGATAATTAGCAAAGATACGTACCAATTCATGTTCCATTCCTACTTTAGCGGTCATTTTCCAGATTGGGATATTACCGTATTACCCATGGACGAGCTAAATCTTTATGAGATGAAAGCACCAGAAGCGATCAAGACGTTCTCCGATTTCCTACAACGCGAGAAGCCCGATCTCGTCATTCTAAATGGCATTCAATATCCAGTGCTAGCCAATCATGAATTGCTTCGCGACTTAGGGGAATGGGCGTCCCGCAAGGACGGCATGGATCTTAATGCTTTCGTTCCGGGCGTAATTGATTTACTCAAGGGGAATGAGGAAGGCAAGCTATTCGGATTGTCCCCAAGCTATCGAACCTCTGTGTTCTATTATAATAAAACGATGTTTCGTTCTTACGGTATTGAAGAGCCGCATGACCGAATGACCTGGAGCGAGGTGCTTAAGCTATCCGACCGTTTCATGCAGGATGCCAGCTTAGAGAAGGGGAGCTATGGATTCTATGAATCCAACATCAAAACACCATTCGATATGGTTCAGACCATTTCTGACACAGAAGGTATGAATTTTGTTAATACCCGTACAGCGAAGATGACAATGACTTCCGACGAGTGGAAAAAGATTTGGAGCCTTGTGGCAGATTCTTATCGTATGGGATCGGTAGGTACAATGAATCGGAAGCTTAAAGAGATTGACGGAACGACCTACGTTACCGAAAATGACCAGAAGGCAATGGATTTGTTCTATCAAGGAAAAACAGCTATGACAGTCGGACAGGACGGTCTACTTAGAAAGCTCAACAGTAAGCCTCCTTCCTTCGAATGGGGCATATACTCGGGTCCGGTCAGCATACGTGATCCAGAGCGTGTCGGGTGGTTTGGTATCGATTATATCTTTGCCATCCCTACCGTTTCTGCCCAGCCTGAGCTTGCATGGAAAGCCATACAATATTTCCATTCAGAGGAGATGGGCAAAATTTACGCCTCCACCGACGAAGGATTGTTCTCCTTAAAGAACTATCCGAAGTGGAGAAATGATCCTAATTACGAGCCTTTCTATAACCAACGCGGCTGGCTTGATACGAATAATTTTATGAACAGTGCTATCCCGAAGGAATTTTACACTCCCTTCTACAAGCTAGCTAACGAGCAAATGAATGCGACTATAGCAGGAAAGCTCTCTACAGAACAAGCTTTGGCTGCATTGCAAAAAGAAGGTCAAGCTCTGCTAGATGAGTTGACGGCGAAGAAATAA